The nucleotide window TCACGGGGAACTGCACCTGCACCAGCAACTTCCTCtgacgagcccatgcaagtgggccGCTCGTCATTGTCACCCGAAGAAAGGCAGCGACGCCGCGActtgaggctgtgcctgtactgtggcggtaagggccactaccttgcacagtgtaaggaacgggcggaaaactcccgcgcctaggtgtaagggaggagtgtctcCTAGGCTGCCTTAGCGCTGCTCCTCAGTGTACCATACCGgtaaccttggaatatcccggtggttccttcctcacgcaagccctagtcgactccggggcaggaggcaacttcattactaaggACCTGGTGCAACAGCTGAATCTTCCTACACGATCTAGGACTCCTGCCTTACGGgtaacctctattcagggtactcctttGTCTGGATGCATTTCCTCAGAGACCTTTCCGTTGATTTTGCAGACGGGCTTATTGCACACAGAGGAGATTTCGTTGTTAGGTTTGGAGAGAGCTGTACATCCGGTGGTCCTTGGTTTACCCTGGCTCCAAAAACACTCTCCTGTAATTCGCTGGAAGGACtttcagattacccagtggagttctgagtgtttccaatcctgcctccaagCAAAAAGATTCCAACGGATTCCGCTGGCTCTCACCTCTCCGGTATTACCGGCTCCATATGCAGATTTTctggatgtcttttccaaagaaaaagcagatttgttaccgcaacaccgaccttttgactgtgcaatagaGTTGCTTCCGGGTACTACTCCCCCTCGGGGACGGGTATACCCgttgtctcagcctgagacccgggctatgtcagaatacatcaccgagaatctggctaagggcttcatccgcccttcaaagtctcccgccggagcaggtttcttttttgttgcaaagagggacggccattatgaatacctagtgatgccgtttggactgtgcaatgctcccgccgtattccagcacttaatgaacgAGATTCTGCGAGAATTATTGCACTCCTGCGTGATCGTCTATTTGGACGATGTTCTCATACATTCCCCGGATCTTacctcccatcggcaacatgtgagacaagtactccagatcttacgagaccatcatttgtatgcaaagtttgaaaaatgtctctttgagcaagagtcattacccttcctggggtatattgtgtcctccaccggtttccggatggaccccagtaaggtgtccgccatcaggaagtggccccgTCCTGAGGggcttaaagcgttgcaacgtttttgggggtttgctaacttctatagacactttattccccagTACTCTCGATTGGTGGCACCTTTAACCGCGCTAACTCGGAAAGGGGCAAACACCCGTCTTTGGCCTAAGGGGGCTTGTGAGGCTTTCGAACAATTAAAGGAGGCGTTTCTCCGGGATACTTGTTTACGTCACCCGGATCCCACACGCCCATTCtttgttgaggtcgatgcctctaacatTGCTGTAGGGGCGGTCCTCTCGCAGGTCTCTACCTCCGGgcatctcctaccctgctcctatttttccaaaaaattctcGTCAGCCAAGTGTaattacggcattggggataaggagttgctggctgtcaaacttgcgctggaggagtggagacagtggttggagggctccctTCATCCGGTCACGAtttatacagatcataaaaacctggagttcCTCAACCAGGCTCAACGACTTAATCCCCGACAAGCACGTTGGTTCCTTTTCTTTAACCATTTTGATTTCATACTGAAGTATCGTCCCGCCTCGAAGAATGTACGGGCTGATGCGCTCTCTCGTTATGAAATTCAGGAGGGAAAGGAAGACCtcccacaacacatcattgatcccgcTAGAATCCAGGTAGCCAGTACCACAGTTTCCACTCTAGGACGAGTTGTGGTTTCTCGCAAAGACCGCAAGAGGGTGTTagcctgggcccacgactccctttcggggggtcacgccggcagggagaggacgctcgaTGTACttaaccgctattactggtggcctcgaattCGTCAAGATGTGCGAGTATATGTGGATTCgtgcccagtatgtgcccggcaaaaaccgcCTAGTGGTCGGCCCTGGGGGCTCCTGTAGCCGCTGCCTGTTCCCGCggaaccatggtcccacatagccacggactttgtagtggatctgccaCCCTCGGAAggtaatacggtgatttgggtaaccgtagaccgcttttctaagatgattcacctggtacccttgcctaagctgccctctgcGCCTGAACTCGCGCTCTTGTTTACCCTACACATCTTCCGGGCTCATGGActaccacagagtatcgtatCAGACAGAGGGCCACAGTTTACGGCCCGTTTTTGGCATgccctttgtaagaaatttggggTACAATTAAATTTATCCACGGCGTTTCACCCCCAGTCTAATGGCCAGACGGAGCGTACGAACCGCACTCTTAAAACCTTCCTCCGTAGTTTCATCTCCGAAAAGGGAACTGACTGGGTTTCTCttctgccttgggcagagttcgcctacaacaatcataccCATGCTGCCACGGGACAAACACCTTTCCAGATTGTGTTTGGACGCCACCCAAGGCCTCCAATACCGCTTCCTATTCCCATTCCATCACCAGCTGCCTTAACCGCAGCACGCCAAGTGCATCATCTCTGGAAGGGGattcaactcaaactgaccacTGCAGCGAGAAAGTCCCAGCAGTTTGCTAACCGTCATCGACGTCCAGCGCCGGTTTTCTTGCCGggtaccaaggtgtggttaagcacccggaacctccaactacctaaccgTTCTCGTAAGTTGGCTCCCAGATACTGCGGGCCTTTTCAAGTTGCGGAGCGTATAGGAAcagtatcctacagacttcgccttccgTCTTCACTCCGCATCCATAACATGTTCCACGTCTCCTTGTTGAAACCGGTGGTACTTTCCCGATTCCACCATCCTTCCACAGACGCACTAGCGTCACCTGCATCTCAGGAGAATACGTATCAGGTTCGGGAGGTCTTGGACGTTCGcttccatgcccgtcgctgggaatacctgctggcatgggaggggtgcggCCCCGAAGAAgactcatgggaaccagctcggaacatcttggacaaatcattgctaactcaattcCATCTGGACAATCCCGGGAAACCCGGCCctcggcggagggggcgtaagagggggggtactgttgcggtctcaggcgccacggtggcgcccgaggccttacctccTCTTCGGGTCCCGGAGCCCTGCCGCGATCCACGGACTCGGGACCCCGGCCGCAGCTCCCTCCTTCCGCTCCGACCCCGCACGGGCCTGCAAGGCCTtcaggcgccatgcgccggctccctCTCCAccgccggcgtcctcccgcggctagccccgccccctaggcacgcgcgcacggCAGAGCCctgtttttaaagggcccagcgcgggaaagcacggctcctccctttcctgacgtcagacgctgcagggctatttaagccctgcagttcctagccttccttgccttgcaacgaggttccttcttccGAAgagctagttgccatcgttcCTGTTACTCCtgttttgtcttcagcctgccttgactccggtccgtgacttcgactcctgttttgtcttcagcctgccttgactccggtccgtgacttcgactcctgtttgtcttcagcctgccttgactccggtccgtgacttcaactcctgtttgtcttcagcctgccttgactccggtccgtgacttcgactcctgtttgtcttcagcctgcctcgactccggttcgtgaccccgactcctgcttgctcgccgcctgccaagactccggttcgtattccactcctgggtttcctcgtcctcgcctaagtcccagcggtccgggtccctacgggctcctcctggggggacctcggacttccagggcgaagactcctaagtcctagcgacccgggctcccacagctcctctggaggattcacgggtttccaggtgaagctccagttgcccagtgggagttctgcctaccgactgttccctcgggtcggtcggcctaaggatccacatccggatttccTCCATCACAACAAAGGCAGCTGTAGACAAAGATGTCTGTTTGGAAATTACCACTGCAGGACAGCTGCTGTTCAGCTcggccagatacatttatctggctagaaGCCTATATATTGAGTGGtgcagccacactgctgaatatacctggctatcttatagttagctagataagtttatctgactcatTTTAGGGCAAGTCTAagggccaaccagagttagctggatgttATGTAACTCTGAATTTTAGAGTTCGCcagataacttacctggctaactcatTTTCTGCCAGTTTCTCTcctagaatgcccctaacttatgcAGTGAATtccagccagataacttattatcCAGATAGAACGTAGCCAGATCAGTACCCAAATCTTCAATTATCTGGATagcttctgagttatctggctaaatgcttctgagtATGGATTTctacaaaaataattttcaaaggcatttctataGATAATTCAgagttttatgcatggaaataggCTCTGAAAATTTTGTACCCTCCTTGCTCTAAAATATGCACATAGTGCCAGCCCACATACACTTTTATTTGTAAAGAAGGCATTCCTGATGAAGGAGTTGGTGAGAGGTTAGCACTTTTGCATGTACGCGCACTGTCAagtgcatacacacatatatatatatcctagtAATTTTGCTGACCAAAGTACTCACACAGAGGGTAATTTTTCAAGGGATGTCTGCCAGTAATGTAgtactttacccacagaaatggctcaTTAAAAATTAACATGCATACACGCTGCCTGTGTATTCTGCTTCTTGCATAGGGAAGGGGCGTTCCAGGTGGGTTGAGAGGTTGGGtcttatgtgcatatttatttttattttaaaaagcatgcatgtaaattcGCTTGATGAATTtacatgaggaaaggctgaagcagttggggctgttcagcttggagaagagacagctgaggggggatatgatagaggtctttaagatcatgagaggtcttgaatgagtagatgtgaatcggttatttacacttttggataatagaagaactaggaagcattccatgaagttagtaagtagcacatttaagactaatcggagaaaattctttttcactcaacgcataataaagctctggaattaattgccagaggatgtggttagtgcagttagtgtagctgggttcaaaaaaggtttggataagttcttggaggagaagtccattaacggctattaatcaagtttacttagggaatagccactgctattcattgcatcagtagcatgggatcttcttagtgtttgggtaattgccaggttcttatggcctggcttggcctatgttggaagcaggatgctgggcttgataggcccttggtctgactcagcatggcaatttcttatgttcttaaattatgCTCGCCAAACAGCAGGTGTATATCATTTATGCAtggttttgctgggataattttctaaGTGAATATTCCCATgtacattcactttgaaaattggtgtaacttgggCAGATAGTCCAGAAACGTATgtgagctgttataaaattacctctaTAACAGCTGCATATCTGTGCActtacttttttccccccagttttcaaagggaaagtgtttTCCTTCTGAAAACTGACATAAATTGTGCAGGTAAACAGCATATGCAGACTTTATACTTCAATGCACTGTTTGTAAGTTACTCTCTATTAATCTATAGCACTGAAGTTATTAGTATCTTCTTCAATTACTATTCAATGTTTTCTTCTGTAATCGCCTAGCTGTAAATTCAGTTCTAATgcattgattttttgtttttcccagGACATTCTAAATATATAAATTAGCAGCTGCAAATCAGTTTTACACAGTGGCTTTCACTGCAGCATGAACTGCAGCTGGCTCAAGTTACTTTGTGTTATTATTGAGGTTGTAGTATCTATAATTTTCCATAGCTATTGATGGTGAAAAGGAggggtgttttatttttttcttgttttgttttacttttcattttcttttatgttattttgtCTCAGTGCACATAAAAACCAATTCAATGTATAAAAAGTCAATTTAATGTGTACACATTCATTTTGTATGCACATATTTGATTGCATATATACATGTTTAGTTGTGTACGCACATATTCAGTTTAATGGGCACAAACATTTTGTGTGTACTAAATGAAACAGGAATCAAATGACTGAACATCCCTAATAAAAAAGTGCTTATTTTACACTaaagcaaatatattttaaataaaacgcCACCAATTTATAATTCACAAATAACTAACTTTTTGTCTGTACATGATATGTCATTCCATTTTCCAGAGGAAATTACTTCTGAGCAGTCCTCagcttctttattattatttggtTCATTTTCTTTCCAGTTGGAATATGTAATTAATTCACCAGTTGGATACCTAAACGTGCCTTCTGTTTGTCGATCGTTTATCCCAAGGAAGGCTACTTTGTTATGCAGCTGTACAATTTCTTGCAGGGCAAGGTTCTCTTCGGCATTCTTTGGAGAGGCAAGCAGGCCTCCGGCACCTGAACATTTCTTTGCTGCGGTCTCATAATTATATTCGAAGCCATCAGTCACAAAGAATTTTCTACCAACTTCTTTGCCTATATGGAAAACCAATGCTAGGATGCAGAAAAGAGATTCAAATTATAATTTCAGCTCAGGTGACAATGGTTAAACACAGTTGTACAGTACATCCTCAATTGGATTCTGCTCAGATAAGCACTCTCTGTATTTCCCACCAAAATGGTTTTGGTAAATTTTttgatttctattctgcttttcttgACTGGCCAGTTACTTCAAAGTGGACTACatacaggtactgtaggtatttctctggctccagaggatttacaatctgaagggtcatttactaaactgTGTTAGGGATTTACCATGAAGTCAATTGCATTTACCACATGATAAATGCCTTAATACACAAATAACATGCAGTATTCAATTACCATGCTTTATTTTCTCCCAACAAAGCTGGCGCAACATGTGTATTAAAATGAattgatttgcatacaaatgcattgagttcagctccAAATAAGGTGGCTTGCCATTAAATCCGCAATCTTTGTTATTTTAAGCAAAGTTAACCACAACTCAAGAGGTATAGCCAACTTTCCCTGGCAGCACAGGGATGCTAACGCATGTCCTGAAGCTCCTGAGAACTTTCTTAAAAGGCCCGAGTAGACAGCATACTGCTTCCAGCCCCAGTAAAGTAAAAACCCCTTGTGATCTATTGAGACCCCATCCCATTCCCCTGCTGCCACACCCTGAGGCAGCCAAAGTTGAAAAGGTAAACAATAACCTTCGAATTCCCATCCTGGTCCTCCCCCATTTTCCAAATCCTGCTCCCTTTGTGTAGAAAATGTTACCCCTGGCCCACTGCATCTCTCTTTATTCACCCAATCCCCCGCTTCAATACTTACTACTAGTCCCCAGTGATCCAGTGGGGTGTAGAGCAACCCCTAAGGCTTGGGGCCCAGCATCACCATTTAAAAATTGGCACCAGTCAGCATTGCACACTTTTGCCTCATCACATGTACATTACCAACCGCAGTAAAGTGTCCTATCTGAAGGTGGCCCCGCAGTTTGGGGCTGCCATCATTTAAAGAGCCTGAGTGGCCCACATACTGGTCCCACTGGAAGCATCCTCTGGGAATCTATTGAgacctcctgctgctgccccttgaAGCAGCCAAagttgaaaagtaaaaaaaaaaaaagaaagaaagaaagaaaggttcaAGTCCACTGTCTATTCCCCCATGGCCAAACTCCACCAGTCCCCTTAAGTAGTAAAAGTCATCCCCACCCCCTGGCCTACCGAATGCTTCTTTAGTCTCCCTGACCCCCTCCTTTCAGTAATCACTATTAATCCCCAGTGCTCTAGTGGAGCCTTGAGCAATCCCTAGGGCTCCACGTCCAATGtcaccattttaaaatttatctcaaaaaaaggaaatgttataTTCAATAAATCTCCTATTGCAATGCCACTtcccaaaataatttttcatttagATATttggccgcatcatcaagcctgacagcgtgatCTCTGTGTATTCAAAGGAGaaccgcccggacctctaatcatctgcggcagtcagtattttcacttttttcttttgttttcaattttttacgatttttaactGATGATTTATGATGGTCTTTTTTTCTAAAATGATGTAAAAAAAGCTCAACctacggccgaagtttcgcagcaaccgctgcttcatcaggagctcgATGTACAGTCACAATATTCATTTAAATTTCATGTTCTCTGTTAAATATACTCCTATGtttaaagaaaattttttttgttaaactttgTATATAGAACAATATTTATCTGGGATTGGCAAACATGCGAACCTCATAGCAGGACGGGAACCGTCTCAAAGTATCTCTAATCAGgaggaacagagaccatctttaAAGCAGACGTGGGCTTTTAACCAGGTTGTATCCAATCCGGACCTCGTACGTCAACACAAAGTATGACGTAGGTATCAAGTTTGCTGTTGCAAAGAAAACTTTTTGCTGTCATAAAAAGACATTTAATTCTGCTTCTGCATTCAATCCTTTAGGGTGGATGGTATCTAAAAAGTGTATCCATCTCTGCTCGGATCGCAAAAGTTTCTGATTTAAATCACCCCCACGCCAGTGGGGCAGTATCTGTTCAAGTACACAAACTTGTAATTCATCAAAACTGTGTCCATTATCAAGACAATGAGATACAATTGGTGCGTTCAGACATTGTGTAGTTAAACTAGATCTATGCTTGATAATCCTGGTCCGGAGTTGTCATATCGTCTTTCCCACATATATCAACTTGCATGGACATTGAATGAAATATATAACACCTGCAGATTTGCATGTGGTATGTTGTTTTAAACGAACTGTAATGGAGAGATTTTCAAATTGAATACAGGTTGTCTCCAACATATTCATGCATACAGAACAAGTTTTACATGCTGTATGTGAGCCTGATCCTTGATTAGATGTAACTATTGTCGAGTCAGGGTGAACAAGTTGGTCTTTTAAATTTGAACCTCGTGTGTATGTAAATCTTGGTCTTGTTTCAAATTCTCTATGCACTTGTAATAAATGCCAATGCTGATGTACCAATTGTTTGAATACTGATGCCATCGGAGAAAAGGGGACCACACATGTGACAAGATTTTCAATTGTTTGTTCTCTTGGTAAAAATAGCCAATCTCTATTAGTGTATTTAGCTCGGAGAAAAGCTTGTCTTAGACACTTTTTAGGGTATCCTCTCTTCACAAAGCGATTGTTCAGAATCTTAGCTTGAGCTTTAAAGTCATTTAGAGAGGAACAGAGGCGTCGGATTCTAAACAATTGTCCAGTaggtaaattttattttaaattccgGGGATGGGCACTACTGAAATGTAGAAAGGTGTTACTACTTGTCGGTTTGCGATAGACTGAAGTTGCAAAACCCATTGTTATAGTAATGTCCAGAAAAGTAATAACCTCTGTTTGAAAAGAAGCTGTGAAATGAAGACTAGTATTACATAAATTAAGCCAAATCAAAAATTTTTGAAATGTTTCTTGGGTCCCTCGCCATAAGATCAGaatgtcatctatatatcttttccaTATAAAAATGTTCTGAAAAAAAGGTTGTTTATCATTTATCCACTTCTCCTCAAAAATACCCATATTCAGATTGGCGAGATCAGGGGCCATCGTGGCACCCATTGCGGTGCCACAAATTTgttgaaaaaatttttttcatacgcaaaataattttttgtgaGTGCAATGTGTAATAAGGATTCCAAAAAATCTGATGGTATCCGTTGTGGACGAATTCTAGATTCGAAGTAGAACATAGCAATCTCCATCATTTCATTTTGAGGAATGGATGTATATAGGGACTCGACATCTAAGGTAACTAAATGTAAATCACTGGTATCACAATGGatgttttccaaaaaaacaatcaTTTGTTTGGAGTCTCTAATAAAAGAGGGTAATTCAGGAACAAAAGGAGCTAGAAATGCATCAAAAAATTTTGATAGTGGTTCCAGTAGAGAATTTCTGCTGGACACAATGGGCCTTCCCGGTGGATTATTAATATCTTTGTTCTTCTTTGGTAAAAGATAAAAAATGGGAACCATCGGatgtttttttaatcaaaattttttttctcttgatgtTAAAAAACCGGCTTCTTCGCCTTTCTGGACAAGTGTTTCAATTTCTTTCAATAATGTTGTCGTGGGATCTTCTTGTAAAGGAAGATAAAATGTCCTATTGGATAATTGACGCTCTGCTTCGTTTGAATATTGGATTCTATCCATTAAAACAATTTTCCCTCCCTTATCAGCTGGTTTTATAATTAATTCTGTATTCTCTCTTAACTCCTGGATAGCTTGGAATTCTTCTGATGTTAAATTACAGAACTGATTATTGTCAGTAAATTGCTGACGTAATTGTTTTAACACAAGTTGATGAAAGGAAACAATTATAGGGTCCGGTGGACCTGATGGACTCCAAACAGAGGGATTTTTTAGAATGGAAATATCAATAGTCTCAGGTTGATCgacaaaaaaatgtttgatgtATACTTTTCTCACAAATTTATGTAAAGCAACTTCTAAATCAAAAAGTTTGGGTTTAGGGGTCGGCACAAAGGTAAGACCTTTATTCAGAGCATTCATTTGTGCTGTAGACagaatattttttgaaagatttaataCTAGGCATTCCTGTTGCTCTGTGATCGAGTTTGTCTGGGGTTGGACGTTGTTTCGTCTCTCCAAGATCTGCCTCTGCCTCGATATGGACGGCGTCCTGACTGCCCTCGAGATGGTAAAAAACGCTGGTCTTGATTTTGTGATGTTAGATCATTTCTCGGTCTAGATTCTGATTCATCACCGGAAGAGTTGTTATATCTTCGTCTAGATTGATATTGTGACAGGATTTCATCCCCAGAAGAATCGTCACTGTTGGTATCGAAGGTAACTCTTCGTgcctccattttgtttttgtctttttcttcaaCCATCCAGGGGTAAACGTATCCCTTGGTGTAATCGCGTTCATCACAATTTAATTTCTGtatcttcatttttttaatttcacctCGCAATTTTTCACTTTGTTCTTGTATTGTTGTCAATTGATCTTGATATACAGTAGCATCTTCTGTTGAGGCTAAAGTTTCTTTAATAGTGCTAATTTCTTGTTGAATCTCTAGATCACATTTCTTGTTGAATCTCTAGATCACATTTTTGCGCCGTTCTGATGATCATTTaccattttaaaatttccattgTGATGGGGCAAACATGTATGCAGGCTGACtgggtcattttttaaatgatGATACTGGAACCTGAGCCCTAGGGGGCACTCTAGGctccactggaccatcagggactagTAGTAAATACTGAGGAGGAGGGTCAGAGGTGAATGATTTTTGCTTCTGAAATATGGTAAATGGATATGTATGTTACTGATTGTTTGTATATCAGACCATGCTGGTATGTTTGTATTGTCTTCCTTGCTCGATAAATAGACTCCTGAGTTTGTACATTTTCCATGCCAACAGATTTCGCTGTAAAATCTCACACAACAATATCAAGGTATTATCTGGAGAATatttaaattatgtttttaaaCTATATGCAAATTAAAAGAGAATATGATAGCGCAGTCCAAGGATTAAGACCTAGTCTAATGTACCACAAATATTTTGGCAttggttttaaacattttttcattttaacatGATGAGTATGTACAGATGGAACAATATCAACAACACTATTAATGAATCACCAACTTAAAATTTAGATTCAAGTCAACACAGAACACCTAGGACTTTTAGAATCCTGTGACCTTCCCTAAGCATGAAGACTCTCTAGCTCCTTCTCATTGTCTGCTATCTCTTTGCCAAGACCACCTGCACAATGAGTCAGAAATGCAGAGCTGCTCTTGATCAAGAAAATACTAAATCTTAATATTACCATTCTCATCTCTGCATTACCTCTCTGGAAGTTAAATAGAGGCAATCTTACCTTTCTTGTATTTGTTAAAGCTGTCTTGCAGAGTCTTCAGTTGTTGCTTCACATCATTTACTTGTTGCTGAAGATTAGATGCTGAAAAGAGATGTGATTGTTGTTTTACAGTAGAATCTACTTTTGTACAATATTAATGTTTACTATGCACATGGCCCTCAGTTTCCTATGGCAGCTTAAGGTAAGATTCTGTGGGAAGAATTtgaaaattctgctcaaaacttCTCAAATTATGTGGCAATTATGTGATGTATtttcatgtatgtgcatatatttgcatattagatgatgtaaatttgtattttactttataaaaataaagttgtttcAGACAGTTCT belongs to Rhinatrema bivittatum chromosome 7, aRhiBiv1.1, whole genome shotgun sequence and includes:
- the LOC115095565 gene encoding pulmonary surfactant-associated protein D-like isoform X1 encodes the protein MQALQLSTVLMLGMLILAEASSPEKENTCSVIACGTPGANGLPGRDGRDGREGPKGEMGDSGLQGLRGLQGPPGKAGPVGLKGDKGPLGPKGEKGSSGDAGLQGLKGLQGPPGQAGPVGLKGDKGPLGPKGEKGSSEDAASNLQQQVNDVKQQLKTLQDSFNKYKKALVFHIGKEVGRKFFVTDGFEYNYETAAKKCSGAGGLLASPKNAEENLALQEIVQLHNKVAFLGINDRQTEGTFRYPTGELITYSNWKENEPNNNKEAEDCSEVISSGKWNDISCTDKKLVICEL